One Heterodontus francisci isolate sHetFra1 chromosome 13, sHetFra1.hap1, whole genome shotgun sequence genomic window, CACTTTCTTTTAACGTGTGCTAAAACTAAAGTGGGATTTTAACTCCCTGTGGATTTCTGGTGAGAAGCCACTGGCTTCAGTTAGTCTCCACCTGCCCATGGTAGAGTGAGGCCATGGTGATTTCAGCCACTGAGCTTCATTTACATACCACTGGCTGACTTCCCACCTGGAATGAGCAACAAGTGGGCGGGAAGCAGTTACCAACCTTTGGAAATTTGGGCAGCCCTTGGCAGCCCAGCGGTACTTAGGTCAGTGTGGGGATCAGGGACCCAgggcgggtggggggtggtggggggggggggctggagtTCTGAAAGGGGCAGAAAGTCTGAGGCAGAGGAGACCTAAACTTTCCTTGTGGGGTACAGAGAAATATTTCTCATCATGTGCCTACAAAGGATAGTGAAAAAAtactattttttttattctttcatgtgatgtgggcatcactggcaaggccagcatttgttgcccaaccctaattgcccatgagaactgaatggcttgctaggccatttcagagggcagttaagagtcaaccatattactgtgggtctggagtcacatgtaggccagacaaggcaaggatggcagatttccttccctaaaggggattaGGTGAGCCAGATGGGCTTttgtgacaatctggtagtttcatggtcaccattactgtgactagctttttattccagttgATTTAATTgacaattgaacttaaattccaccagctaccatgatgggatttgaacctgtgtccccagggataTTCAGCCTGAgcttctgaattactagttcagtgacattaccactacatcaccatcaCTCCCTTGAATAGCCTCCTGCTTCCAATTCTCTTCTCACTTGGCTTTACCTTGCAAGAAAACTGGAGTGGCTTTGTCATTTAGATTGGAGTTAAAATCATAGTCCGGCCTGATAATATCATCAGATCCCAATCTGCCAGGTTGAGGCAGGTGCCTCTGTTGCCCCTGAGAAGGGCATGTTATAATTGGAGATGACGGGATCCAGGTGGTACATCTTTGGTTAAGTCACCCAGTCGATTATTATTATTCACCTGCCTGCTTTCTGCCAGTGACTGACCAATCCAAACGTAAATGGGCTACTGTTACTCAATTAACTAAACAGATACTTCACTGTTGTGAAGGCTGTACTGTGGGACAGTCTAGCCACTGAGAATGTATGTGTTTCTGAGTAAAAGCAGTATCAGTGTAAAAGATGTAAATATTGATTTACTGATATGGATCTGCAGTTTGGCGTATGAGCAGGAATAAGTGCTCTCTCTAGGACAACCCACCAAAAAAAACAAATCATTAAATCCTTAAGTGGGTTATCACTCTGGTAGTAGTATAATTGCACAATCATTAACTGGTGCTGAAGAAGTCCGAAGTAGTTCAAATATCAGGTTTTGAGTGGGCATTAAATCAGAATACTCCAAGGAGAAATTTTAAGAGCATAGGCAAAATTAACAATGTTCCTTTAATGCTAACATACAAAGTGACTAAACATTAACATGCAAGTTGTCCTCCTTTTCCCAGGGAGCAGTGAGTCTCTGGGGGAAGCGCAGTGGCCGAATTTAACGGCAGAACCTCTTTTAAATTTACTTGaccatgggcagaatatttgccccGATATAggggcgggaatggaggtgggcCAGCATGTAATTTCACACCATCGGCTAGTGTTCAAGTTTACCAGCACCATCCCACCCCCCGAGCCATTTTCAGGAAGGTCAAGTCAGGACAGAACGCTTGTTAAGATGACTAAAAGGCCAATTAAAGCCATGGATCAGAAGCCAATTGGAATTTTCTACTTGGCCTGTGGGCACCTCAGCAACACAGCAGCTGCCAGACTGAGGGGTCAGTCCTCTGGGGTGACTCTGAGGCCTCCCCTGCCTACCTGGTCCAGCCACTGTGGCCACTATTTCGTTCAAATCTTTTAAAAGTGCTGACAGGATGCCTTAAGATGGAGGCTCCCTCTGATTTTCTTGCCTGAaacagcaggctgcagctccttccatgctgAAGGCCCTCCTATTAGTCCTCTAGTATCAAGAGCCCAaccgccatccttaattgaacagtgagtttgctgtctcaccactaattggccaatcaagGCAATATTGATGTCAGGTGACTGCTCCCAACATGGTTTGTGGTCAGGATCTACAGTTGACGTTGATCGACGTTGGGGTCCTGACCCAaaatggaaaatcctgccccattTTTTCCAGTTCACAGCCTAAGGTTGGCTGACTATCGGGTGGAAAGGCTTTGAACACCAAGCCGCAGCTGGTTTGTGTAAAGAAAGGAGggatggtgagtcagtgggactttgTGGAGGGTGGTGGAGGATATCAGGGaggcagagaggagattgcaggCTGTGAGTATATTGGCATGGAGGGGATAGagttggggggggttggtggtggtggcaaCAAGGTAAATTGCTGAGCTGTGAGAACAAGTAACTCGGCATTAGCATTGTCAGGGTCACAGATTGGCTGGGAATCTTCTAGAATGACAGTTGAATCTGCAACGCAGGAGAAAATAAGAAAGTAAAGTTGTTGGGCAGTGCTATTGCATCATGAGAGGTGGCAGAGCTACTTTGATGGGACGGTGTGAAGGTCACTTGGCACAGGGTGAGGGTAGGGTCTATACGTGAGACAAGCTACACTCGTGCTTGTGTGAACACTGTAAGTTAATATAATTCCCAAATAATAAGAGCTTGTATTTTAGACATAGCAGTAACATGCTGATGAATGAGGGTGGCCACTGTACTATCAACTTATTTTGGGGATGAAGGTGCTTTGAAAGCATTGCTGGACTTTCCCCACCCCTGCCTCCCCAAAACTATTTCTCTCCCCGTCATTTTTCATTTGCAGAGTATAAATTGATGCTTTGAATTCCCACCCTTCAGCTCCCAGTGCCTATGTGTGCATGGTTGGTGGTTGTGAGTGGTTGTGGGGGTCCCAGGTTGTCTGGAGTCTCCAAAAATGAAAGATTAATCTCCCAGACACAGCTGTGAGAAACTTGGGAGAAAATAAGAGTTTGCAGTCCACAGCCTATGAGTAAATACATGAGgtgcatttagattagattagagatacagcactgaaacaggcccttcggcccaccgagtctgtgccgaacatcaaccacccatttatactaatcctacactaatcccatcttcctaccaaacatccccacctgtccctatatttccctaccacctacctatacgagtgacaatttataatggccaatttacctatcaacctgcaagtcttttggcttgtgggaggaaaccggagcacccggagaaaacccacgcagacacagggagaacttgcaaactccacacaggcagtacccgtaatcgaacccgggtctctggagctgtgaggctgcggtgctaaccactgcgccactgtgcattgttGCCTtggtctgtttgtctctgtctctcccacactcaatGGACTAAAAGTCCAGCTGCAAGCAACCCTCAGCTCTTACTCCCTCTCTGATCAATGAAGATGCCTAATTACAGCAATTCCCACTCCTGGAGAGACCAATTAATTCTTAGGAATTGTTACATAGAGGTTACAACCTTGGtccatacatggacaaaagagttgaattccagaggtgaggtgagagtgagagtgactgcccttgatatcagggcagcatttgactgagtgtggcatcgagaagccctagtaaaattgggaatgggaatcagggagaaaagtcgccactggttggagtcatactgagcacaaaggaagatgcttgtggttgttggaggtcaatcatctcagctccaggacatcactgcaggagttccacagggtgatgtcctaggtccaaccatcttcagctgcttcatcaatgacctcccctccaacatgaggtcagacgtgaggatgttcactgatcatTGTACAATGCTCAGTACCATTTATAActtctcagacactgaagcagtccgtgcccgcgagcagcaagacctggacaacatccaggcttgggctgatgagtggcaagtaacatttgtgccacacaagtgccaggcaatgaccatctcaaacaagagagaatccaatcatctctccttggtgttcaatggcattactatcactgactctcctaccatcaacatcctgggagttaccattgtccagaacttaaccggaccagtcacataaatgctgtggctacaagagcaggtcagaggctgggaattctgtgacaagtaactcacctcctgactcccaaaagcctgtccaccatctacaaggcacaatcagaAATGTGATGTAATActatccacttacctggatgggtgcagctccaactacactcaagaagctcaacaccatccaggacaaagcaacccgcttgatcagcaccccatccaccactttaaacattcactcccttcaccactgacgcacagtggcagtactgcgtaccatctacaagatgcactgcagcaactcaccaaggctcctccaacagcaccttccaaacccacgacctctaccacctagaagaacaagggcagcagatgcatgggaacatcatcacctgcaagttctcctccaagccacacaccatcctgacttggaactatatggccgttgcttcactgtcactgggtcaaaatcctggaactcctttcctaacagcactgtggtgtacctgcaccagatggactgcagcggttcacgaaggcggctcatcaccaccttctcaagggcaattagggatgggcaataaatgctggcacagccagcgatgcccacatcccatgaatgaatgaaaaaaaggccATTCAAGCATAGTAAATTTTCTACGCTTTAATGGCAATAATTGGCTCCTGAAACTGCTACTTCCAACATTCCATAGTGCGATCACAACTTGTCCATCACAGTGGAGGCAAAAGCACCTTGTACCCTCTGAAGAGCCCAGTGATACATCCCTGCTGTGTTTGTACCACTGCTTCTCTCTCAGGTTTCAGAACTGGAAGCTGTAGCAAAATGCACAGACAGATCCACATCAAAAATGTAAATATGTTGACAGTAAGTTTTCTAGGATTAAAGAAAGCTCCTCCTCAGAGACCACCCAATAATATCCTGAAAATGGTTTTCCTTCCTAGTTTTGAGTTGAGGGTATACAAAATCAGTATTGAATCAAATGTCTTTTTTACATTTTAAAATTGAGCATTACTTCTGGTTCTTGCTACAATTGGTGAACATTACAAGCAGATTCTACTTTTTTTTAGATTTTATTGTCTGATGCATTTTTAAATGTTTTTAGTCTAAAAAGGAGTTAAATTGCATGGTTGAGAGTAAAACTCAACTAAATCCTGTTTAAATGTGCCTTATTTTTATTGCAGGTTTCCTTTAGTCAACTTAAATtccaaagaaaaataacaaaatacTGTAAATGCTAACAATCACcaaaaaaaacagaaaacactcagcaagtcagacagAATGTGTAAAGAAAGTGCTGATGCGAGAGCAGAGAGCACAACTCTAATTTCACGATATCTAGTCCACCCCTGCCACTGAGAAAAAACATATCTTTAGCTCGTAGTGAGCAAAGGCACTCAACTACAGGGGACCCGATCTTGAATAGGTAAATATAATAGCACTTCAAATTGGAAGCTGGAATTTTATTCCTTGACTGGTTCTTACCTACTTAAAGGATATTGGTGCCATCTTCATAAAGAGCGCTGATAGAAGCTGTATATTTGTTAGTAAGAGTTAGGCAGTGTTCAGGACAAATAAGAAAAGCATTTGCTTGGGAAAATGTTTATTGCATTTTTAACTGTAATCAAGATGCCAATGCTTCATGAATAACCAACATTGCATGAGAGCTGGACAAGAGCACAATAGGAACTACATGGGGAGCTTTACACTATAACATTGTTACCATCAAAAGTACTTTAGTTGATGAGGAATTCTGCTGTTCACTCCTCAAGCAAGCAGGCGTAGTTTAAAAGAAACTTTTCAGGAACCCAAGGGCGATCATACACCTGAAAATCACAGCCCTGAAAGGAAAGAAAAACATTTGCAAAACGTTTTGAAATGTGAAATATAACATTGTTGCTGATAAATCCAAATTATAACACTAGCGATGTTAACACTCTGAGAACTAAAATATGTAATATCTACTTTGTGTTGTTTCTCAGTAATCAACCTTTGACTTAATACTCCAGAAACACACTGAGTGGAATTTCTTGCTCTCCCCCCCCGCATCGCGTTTGGGGGCAGGGGGAGCATgtaatcgggcaggatggtggcTGGCGGGGACCAcagcaccttcccgcctccacataAATTAAGTCTGAGGCGGGGAGGCCAGTAAACAGCCTGtcggccctgctgccaattgagacccttaagtgggcaattaatacccaattatgggcctcatcccactgctgctGGAAGTAGCCCAGCAGCCGGAGGGCCTGTCACCGCACGGGGAGCACGTCAAGCAAACCTGTGCGGGTTGCTTGCAGGtccgggaggtgggggaggggggtccctcTTTAAAAGGAACAGTGGtggaatgagggacccggcatcgggaaggagaCGGCCCACTAACAGCCACATTTCTGCCGTTGCTGCCAACCCCTCTACACCCTGTCCCGCGGCCCACACCCCGCGAAACCCCTCCCACTGAGACTTATCCGTGGCCTGGTTCCAGAGCCTTAGTTGAAAGCTGTACCTGCAGCTGCCACCGCCTCTGCCGTGGCgcagctcagttaaagagctgccgccctctgattggccttccccagaggaggcgacacaAGGCTCTTGTGGCGCTTTTACTGGTGGTCAAGACCCCAGTCGCCCAGATAAAATGTTGTAATTTTATCTTCTTTttggcaagcgtgacatgaaggccctaaatgtcgactatagcacttgggagtcactaactggtgaaagagggaaatggcgacacatcctgtggactggtgtgcgctaccacgatgaccagttgctacagcagcttggcaacaggcgccaacatcaaaaacaacaacccacaacgtcatttggcagcttcaggtgcagcacttgtggcagaaactccttctcaggattggccttcacagccatcagcaaagatgcgcCGAGAAGACACCCCATTTAAATgggttgtttgctgcatgtccatcatcttccgtagatggaagaatgccaaccaacCATCCTCTTATCAAAGTGAGGGATATCATTGCTGGGAATGGTAACATCTTTCCCACTTTTCTCAACACTTGCTAGACAGGTATGAACAGACCCAACAATGTGCGACTCTTGGAGATGCTGCAGCAATGTGAATTTTTTTTACTGTTTAAACCAGCCAACATAAGGGCTGGGATTTTgtgggctccccccccccccccaccgcacaaaGGAGGGGTCAGAGATGGGGGTGGCACAGAGTATCATGAAAGGTGGCGGGGAGAGGGGGCACGGAAGACCCGTCACCTCCCTGTCACCACCCTGTCACCAAGTGATCTTCCCAGGGGCGGGGGGGAGAACTCCACCACACTAGGAGGTCGCCTTGTAACACAAGACAAtcgccctgcaggcttggggggggggggggggggtccctcctctgtgggcaatctgtggcccatggaggaccctcaGCGGGAACCAGTTTACCCCCCCAGGACCCTCCTttcccctggactgcacaaccaccctCCATCCCACTcgtcagggccttccagactgacccCAGCGACCCCATTTCACTGACCTCTTGTCTGGGCTTCCAGTGCTGGGTCtgcctcctggtggcactgctgatactgctgagctgcctgccctctgattggccgggagctcctggaggcgggatccccgtctttaaagggaccggGACCGGCTCGTGAAACGTTGATTTAAATGATTGCTCTGGGGAGAAGGGGTGTGAAAAGGCTGaccccgcctttttggcctggtgtcgggaaccccgcctccaacacaaaatccagaccAATGACTTTTCTAACTGACATTTCCAATTCGTATCGAGTTGTGGATATCTGTGCTTAGGATCCTCTGCAAACTGGATTGAGACTATTCATATAGGTTAGGGCTCTCACATCCTTTACAGGAAAGAGATTTTATCCCACTGCTCTGATTTGATTGAAATCTGGGTCAACATATGGTGCCACTCATCCTCTCAATTCACTTCGTTAATCCTTCAATGAGGACATCATTGTCAACCAGTGCGTTTTTTATTTAGTTCACTGCGTGTATTAGGAGACCTGGTGCTACCAAAAATAAACTGCTCCGGATAGAGTATAATGACCCTACATACTACTCACACTAAAATATATATTATCCATTGCATTATATGCAATCTCAATCAAATTGTCTGGGGATGGGGGTTACGTTTATAAGCTGGGAAACCTGTGCAATTGATTTCTTTATCATCTGCATTGCAGTGGTTGTCAGCAGTGCTCAGCTGCAGTCACTTCTCAAGCCCAGCCGCCACAAACCTCCACCCCTACCACCATCAAACTTCTTAGCACAGGCTGGGTAACTTCCAAAAAACCAATAAAATGACCCTGATGTAGAAGAttaactgggacaggatcaggagtgcATTTTTGTCGCGGGTGCAAGTCCCAGCATGTCGGAAATGCATGTACAACAAAAATCTGAGCCCCTGCTCAATGTGGTTTGTAATACTGGAAAACGTTTCTTACTTTCATTGTGTTTGGCAATGATCCTTTCCCTTGAAATTCAATCTTCGCCGATAAATAATATTTCAATCCAGCAACAACCTGATAGCAGTAAACACATTGAACATTAGCCAACTTTACAAATTTAATCTTTTAATCTTAATGGATCAATAACACTACTGTATTATTAAATCTTCTGATAAGTTCAAATTAGCCCAAAGAATCATAATGAATATTGCAACTGATAGTGTTCTTCAGTAATTGAAAATGATAATGATAAACCGAGGCCTGAATCGTGTGGATTAGGTTCTTCAGGATGTTTGAAAATGACCTTTGTATTGTTCCTGGAATATGTTTGGTGTTGTgcaacaacaagaacttgcatttatatagtgcctttagcatagtaaaatatTCCAATACTCCTCACAGATGCATTATCAAACAGGAATTGACATggaccaaagaaggagatattaggttaaatgccaaatgcttgatcaaagaggtagattttaagcagtatcttaaaggaggaggaggagagaggtaaagaggcaaagaggtttggggagggaattccagagcttaggcactAACCGGCTGAAGGAAATTGGAAAGGAACAAAGAG contains:
- the LOC137376698 gene encoding cystatin-like, translating into MTEVDLENEVAAAFFTSTSASAPPNESPIGQRVKAEVNDSGVQSAAMFAVENVSEELNAILNLVQITKAEVQVVAGLKYYLSAKIEFQGKGSLPNTMKHLQESHIVGSVHTCLASVEKSGKDVTIPSNDIPHFDKRMGCDFQVYDRPWVPEKFLLNYACLLEE